The Lepisosteus oculatus isolate fLepOcu1 chromosome 4, fLepOcu1.hap2, whole genome shotgun sequence genome window below encodes:
- the LOC102682500 gene encoding nicotinate-nucleotide pyrophosphorylase [carboxylating], producing the protein MTSPALDLSAVLPPPRLAQLARDWLAEDVPQFDPAGACVGSREVTATLLCKSPGSVLAGTPFFAAVFAELGCRVEWLFPEGASLGSEQVTQVARVRGPARCVLLGERSALNALARASGIATRCRHLLDTAGTAGWKGTLAGTRKTTPGFRIVEKYAMLVGGVATHRSDLSGMVMLKDNHVWACGSVTQAVRDARAVCGFSSKIEVECGSEEEGREAALAGADIVMLDNFKPQALHAAARSLKQQFPLLLIEASGGVTPDSLSQFLSPNVDVISLGCITQGCPVVDFSLKVPRPPGAGPSAPRDGLLPHTNGATSPGDRGSSPSNDIITTLSSPMSRRDFAF; encoded by the exons ATGACATCACCAGCCCTGGACCTATCGGCAGTCCTCCCGCCTCCCCGGCTGGCGCAGCTGGCTCGCGATTGGCTGGCGGAGGACGTGCCGCAGTTCGACCCGGCGGGGGCGTGCGTGGGGAGCAGGGAGGTCACGGCCACGCTGCTGTGCAAGAGCCCCGGCAGCGTGCTGGCGGGGACCCCGTTCTTCGCCGCCGTCTTCGCCGAGCTGGGCTGCAGGGTGGAGTGGCTCTTCCCGGAGGGGGCCAGCCTGG GATCAGAGCAGGTCACCCAGGTGGCGCGGGTACGAGGCCCAGCCAGGTGCGTGCTGCTGGGGGAGCGCAGTGCCCTCAACGCCCTGGCGCGCGCCTCAGGCATCGCCACCCGCTGCCGCCACCTCCTGGACACCGCCGGCACGGCGGGCTGGAAGGGCACTCTGGCCGGCACGCGCAAGACCACGCCGGGCTTCCGCATCGTGGAGAAGTACGCCATGCTGGTGGGCGGCGTGGCCACGCACCGCAGCGACCTGAGTGGAATGGTCATGCTGAAGGACAACCACGTGTGGGCCTGTGGGAGCGTCACCCAG GCAGTGAGAGACGCGCGCGCAGTGTGCGGGTTCTCCAGCAAGATCGAGGTGGAGTGCGGCAGCGAGGAGGAGGGCAGAGAGGCTGCGCTCGCTGGGGCAGACATTGTCATGCTGGACAACTTCAAGCCAcag gctCTCCATGCTGCGGCTCGCTCTCTGAAGCAGCAGTTCCCCTTGTTGCTGATCGAGGCCAGCGGAGGAGTGACCCCGGACTCCCTCTCTCAATTTCTCTCCCCGAACGTCGACGTCATCTCTCTGGGCTGCATCACCCAGGGCTGCCCTGTGGTCGACTTCTCCCTCAAGGTCCCGCGTCCCCCTGGCGCCGGGCCCAGTGCGCCCAGAGACGGTCTCCTTCCCCACACCAACGGTGCCACCAGCCCCGGAGACCGTGGCAGCAGCCCCAGCAACGACATCATCACCACCTTAAGCTCTCCAATGTCTCGCAGGGactttgccttttaa
- the dctpp1 gene encoding glutamyl-tRNA(Gln) amidotransferase subunit B, mitochondrial, giving the protein MAESSVKAQEVSEAPAAQQNGLPAPERFSFSPTPTLEDIRRLQAEFTDERNWEQYHQPRNLLLAMVGEVGEVSELFQWKGEVAEGLPSWTEREREQLSHELSDVLIYLVELAEKCRVDLPKAVLAKMAINRSKYPASKVHGLAKKYTEYQD; this is encoded by the exons ATGGCCGAGAGCTCAGTGAAGGCCCAGGAGGTGTCGGAAGCCCCAGCTGCCCAGCAGAACGGGCTGCCGGCCCCCGAGAGGTTCTCCTTCAGCCCCACTCCCACCCTGGAGGACAT CCGGAGGCTCCAGGCCGAGTTCACGGACGAGCGGAACTGGGAGCAGTACCACCAGCCTCGGAACCTGCTGCTGGCCATGGTGGGGGAAGTTGGCGAGGTCTCGGAGTTGTT CCAGTGGAAAGGAGAGGTGGCGGAGGGCCTGCCCAGCTGGACGGAGCGGGAGCGAGAGCAGCTGTCCCACGAGCTCAGCGACGTGCTCATCTACCTGGTGGAGCTGGCTGAGAAGTGCCGCGTGGACCTCCCGAAGGCCGTGCTGGCCAAGATGGCCATCAACCGGTCCAAGTACCCGGCCAGCAAAGTCCACGGGCTGGCCAAGAAGTACACAGAGTACCAGGACTGA